A genome region from Manis pentadactyla isolate mManPen7 chromosome 5, mManPen7.hap1, whole genome shotgun sequence includes the following:
- the NELFCD gene encoding negative elongation factor C/D isoform X2 gives MAGATPGAIMEEDYFGSAAEWGDEADGGQEDDYGEGEDDAEVQQECLHKFSTRDYIMEPSIFNTLKRYFQAGGSPENVIQLLSENYTAVAQTVNLLAEWLIQTGVEPVQVQETVENHLKSLLIKHFDPRKADSIFTEEGETPAWLEQMIAHTTWRDLFYKLAEAHPDCLMLNFTVKLISDAGYQGEITSVSTACQQLEVFSRVLRTSLATILDGGEENLEKNLPEFAKMVCHGEHTYLFAQAMMSVLAQEEQGGSAVRRIAQEVQRFAQEKGHDASQITLALGTAASYPRACQALGAMLSKGALNPADITVLFKMFTSMDPPPVELIRVPAFLDLFMQSLFKPGARINQDHKHKYIHILAYAASVVETWKKNKRVSINKDELKSTSKAVETVHNLCCNENKGASELVAELSTLYQCIRFPVVAMGVLKWVDWTVSEPRYFQLQTDHTPVHLALLDEISTCHQLLHPQVLQLLVKLFETEHSQLDVMEQLELKKTLLDRMVHLLSRGYVLPVVSYIRKCLEKLDTDISLIRYFVTEVLDVIAPPYTSDFVQLFLPILENDSIVGTIKTEGEHDPVTEFIAHCKSNFILVN, from the exons ATGGCGGGCGCCACGCCTGGCGCCATCATGGAGGAGGACTACTTCGGGAGCGCGGCCGAGTGGGGCGACGAGGCGGACGGCGGCCAG GAGGATGATTATGGAGAGGGAGAAGATGATGCAGAAGTCCAGCAAGAATGCCTCCATAAATTTTCTACTCGGGACTATATAATGGAGCCCTCCATCTTTAATACTCTGAAGAG GTATTTTCAGGCAGGAGGATCTCCGGAGAATGTTATCCAGCTCTTATCGGAGAACTACACTGCTGTGGCCCAGACTGTCAACCTGCTGGCTGAGTGGCTCATTCAGACAG GTGTTGAACCAGTGCAGGTTCAGGAAACTGtggaaaatcacttgaagagTTTGTTGATCAAGCATTTTGACCCCCGCAAAGCAGATTCTATTTTTACTGAAGAAGGAGAG ACCCCAGCATGGCTTGAACAAATGATCGCACATACCACATGGAGAGATCTTTTTTACAAACTGGCTGAAGCCCATCCAGACTGTTTGATGCTCAACTTCACCGTTAAG CTTATTTCTGACGCAGGCTATCAAGGGGAGATAACCAGTGTATCCACAGCCTGCCAGCAGCTGGAAGTGTTTTCTAGAGTGCTTCGAACCTCGCTGGCTACGATTTTGGATGGAGGAGAAGAAAACCTTGAGAAGAACCTCCCTGAGTTTGCC AAGATGGTGTGCCATGGGGAGCACACGTACCTGTTCGCCCAAGCCATGATGTCCGTGCTGGCTCAGGAGGAGCAGGGGGGCTCCGCCGTGCGCAGGATCGCTCAGGAAGTTCAGCGCTTTGCCCAGGAGAA AGGCCATGATGCCAGTCAGATCACACTGGCATTAGGCACAGCCGCCTCCTACCCCAGGGCTTGCCAGGCCCTTGGGGCTATGTTGTCCAAAGGAGCCCTGAATCCGGCCGACATCACAGTCCTGTTCAAGATGTTTACAAGCATGGACCCACCTCCTGTTGAGCTT ATCCGGGTGCCGGCTTTCCTGGACCTGTTCATGCAGTCACTCTTCAAACCCGGGGCCAGGATCAACCAGGACCACAAGCACAAGTATATCCATATCTTGGCATATGCAGCAAGCGTGGTTGAGACCTGGAAAAAG aaCAAGCGAGTGAGCATCAATAAAGATGAACTGAAGTCAACCTCAAAAGCTGTTGAGACTGTTCACAATTTGTGTTGCAATGAGAACAAAGGGGCCTCTGAGctagtggcagagttgagtacaCTTTATCAGTGTATTAg GTTTCCCGTGGTAGCAATGGGTGTGCTGAAGTGGGTGGATTGGACTGTATCCGAGCCCAGGTACTTCCAGCTGCAGACCGACCACACCCCGGTGCACCTGGCCTTGCTGGACGAG ATCAGCACCTGTCACCAGCTCCTGCACCCCCAGGTCCTGCAGCTGCTCGTTAAGCTTTTTGAGACTGAGCACTCCCAGCTGGACGTGATGGAGCAG CTTGAGTTAAAGAAGACCCTGCTGGACAGGATGGTGCACCTGCTGAGCCGTGGTTACGTTCTTCCTGTTGTCAGTTACATCCGGAAGTGCCTGGAGAAGCTGGATACTGACATTTCACTCATTCGCTATTTTGTAACTGAG GTTCTGGACGTCATTGCCCCTCCCTACACCTCTGACTTCGTGCAGCTCTTCCTTCCCATCTTGGAAAATGACAGCATCGTGGGCACCATTAAAACGGAAGGCGAACATGACCCTGTGACGGAATTTATAG CTCACTGCAAGTCCAATTTCATCCTGGTGAACTAA
- the NELFCD gene encoding negative elongation factor C/D isoform X1, whose amino-acid sequence MAGATPGAIMEEDYFGSAAEWGDEADGGQQEDDYGEGEDDAEVQQECLHKFSTRDYIMEPSIFNTLKRYFQAGGSPENVIQLLSENYTAVAQTVNLLAEWLIQTGVEPVQVQETVENHLKSLLIKHFDPRKADSIFTEEGETPAWLEQMIAHTTWRDLFYKLAEAHPDCLMLNFTVKLISDAGYQGEITSVSTACQQLEVFSRVLRTSLATILDGGEENLEKNLPEFAKMVCHGEHTYLFAQAMMSVLAQEEQGGSAVRRIAQEVQRFAQEKGHDASQITLALGTAASYPRACQALGAMLSKGALNPADITVLFKMFTSMDPPPVELIRVPAFLDLFMQSLFKPGARINQDHKHKYIHILAYAASVVETWKKNKRVSINKDELKSTSKAVETVHNLCCNENKGASELVAELSTLYQCIRFPVVAMGVLKWVDWTVSEPRYFQLQTDHTPVHLALLDEISTCHQLLHPQVLQLLVKLFETEHSQLDVMEQLELKKTLLDRMVHLLSRGYVLPVVSYIRKCLEKLDTDISLIRYFVTEVLDVIAPPYTSDFVQLFLPILENDSIVGTIKTEGEHDPVTEFIAHCKSNFILVN is encoded by the exons ATGGCGGGCGCCACGCCTGGCGCCATCATGGAGGAGGACTACTTCGGGAGCGCGGCCGAGTGGGGCGACGAGGCGGACGGCGGCCAG CAGGAGGATGATTATGGAGAGGGAGAAGATGATGCAGAAGTCCAGCAAGAATGCCTCCATAAATTTTCTACTCGGGACTATATAATGGAGCCCTCCATCTTTAATACTCTGAAGAG GTATTTTCAGGCAGGAGGATCTCCGGAGAATGTTATCCAGCTCTTATCGGAGAACTACACTGCTGTGGCCCAGACTGTCAACCTGCTGGCTGAGTGGCTCATTCAGACAG GTGTTGAACCAGTGCAGGTTCAGGAAACTGtggaaaatcacttgaagagTTTGTTGATCAAGCATTTTGACCCCCGCAAAGCAGATTCTATTTTTACTGAAGAAGGAGAG ACCCCAGCATGGCTTGAACAAATGATCGCACATACCACATGGAGAGATCTTTTTTACAAACTGGCTGAAGCCCATCCAGACTGTTTGATGCTCAACTTCACCGTTAAG CTTATTTCTGACGCAGGCTATCAAGGGGAGATAACCAGTGTATCCACAGCCTGCCAGCAGCTGGAAGTGTTTTCTAGAGTGCTTCGAACCTCGCTGGCTACGATTTTGGATGGAGGAGAAGAAAACCTTGAGAAGAACCTCCCTGAGTTTGCC AAGATGGTGTGCCATGGGGAGCACACGTACCTGTTCGCCCAAGCCATGATGTCCGTGCTGGCTCAGGAGGAGCAGGGGGGCTCCGCCGTGCGCAGGATCGCTCAGGAAGTTCAGCGCTTTGCCCAGGAGAA AGGCCATGATGCCAGTCAGATCACACTGGCATTAGGCACAGCCGCCTCCTACCCCAGGGCTTGCCAGGCCCTTGGGGCTATGTTGTCCAAAGGAGCCCTGAATCCGGCCGACATCACAGTCCTGTTCAAGATGTTTACAAGCATGGACCCACCTCCTGTTGAGCTT ATCCGGGTGCCGGCTTTCCTGGACCTGTTCATGCAGTCACTCTTCAAACCCGGGGCCAGGATCAACCAGGACCACAAGCACAAGTATATCCATATCTTGGCATATGCAGCAAGCGTGGTTGAGACCTGGAAAAAG aaCAAGCGAGTGAGCATCAATAAAGATGAACTGAAGTCAACCTCAAAAGCTGTTGAGACTGTTCACAATTTGTGTTGCAATGAGAACAAAGGGGCCTCTGAGctagtggcagagttgagtacaCTTTATCAGTGTATTAg GTTTCCCGTGGTAGCAATGGGTGTGCTGAAGTGGGTGGATTGGACTGTATCCGAGCCCAGGTACTTCCAGCTGCAGACCGACCACACCCCGGTGCACCTGGCCTTGCTGGACGAG ATCAGCACCTGTCACCAGCTCCTGCACCCCCAGGTCCTGCAGCTGCTCGTTAAGCTTTTTGAGACTGAGCACTCCCAGCTGGACGTGATGGAGCAG CTTGAGTTAAAGAAGACCCTGCTGGACAGGATGGTGCACCTGCTGAGCCGTGGTTACGTTCTTCCTGTTGTCAGTTACATCCGGAAGTGCCTGGAGAAGCTGGATACTGACATTTCACTCATTCGCTATTTTGTAACTGAG GTTCTGGACGTCATTGCCCCTCCCTACACCTCTGACTTCGTGCAGCTCTTCCTTCCCATCTTGGAAAATGACAGCATCGTGGGCACCATTAAAACGGAAGGCGAACATGACCCTGTGACGGAATTTATAG CTCACTGCAAGTCCAATTTCATCCTGGTGAACTAA
- the NELFCD gene encoding negative elongation factor C/D isoform X3 — protein MEPSIFNTLKRYFQAGGSPENVIQLLSENYTAVAQTVNLLAEWLIQTGVEPVQVQETVENHLKSLLIKHFDPRKADSIFTEEGETPAWLEQMIAHTTWRDLFYKLAEAHPDCLMLNFTVKLISDAGYQGEITSVSTACQQLEVFSRVLRTSLATILDGGEENLEKNLPEFAKMVCHGEHTYLFAQAMMSVLAQEEQGGSAVRRIAQEVQRFAQEKGHDASQITLALGTAASYPRACQALGAMLSKGALNPADITVLFKMFTSMDPPPVELIRVPAFLDLFMQSLFKPGARINQDHKHKYIHILAYAASVVETWKKNKRVSINKDELKSTSKAVETVHNLCCNENKGASELVAELSTLYQCIRFPVVAMGVLKWVDWTVSEPRYFQLQTDHTPVHLALLDEISTCHQLLHPQVLQLLVKLFETEHSQLDVMEQLELKKTLLDRMVHLLSRGYVLPVVSYIRKCLEKLDTDISLIRYFVTEVLDVIAPPYTSDFVQLFLPILENDSIVGTIKTEGEHDPVTEFIAHCKSNFILVN, from the exons ATGGAGCCCTCCATCTTTAATACTCTGAAGAG GTATTTTCAGGCAGGAGGATCTCCGGAGAATGTTATCCAGCTCTTATCGGAGAACTACACTGCTGTGGCCCAGACTGTCAACCTGCTGGCTGAGTGGCTCATTCAGACAG GTGTTGAACCAGTGCAGGTTCAGGAAACTGtggaaaatcacttgaagagTTTGTTGATCAAGCATTTTGACCCCCGCAAAGCAGATTCTATTTTTACTGAAGAAGGAGAG ACCCCAGCATGGCTTGAACAAATGATCGCACATACCACATGGAGAGATCTTTTTTACAAACTGGCTGAAGCCCATCCAGACTGTTTGATGCTCAACTTCACCGTTAAG CTTATTTCTGACGCAGGCTATCAAGGGGAGATAACCAGTGTATCCACAGCCTGCCAGCAGCTGGAAGTGTTTTCTAGAGTGCTTCGAACCTCGCTGGCTACGATTTTGGATGGAGGAGAAGAAAACCTTGAGAAGAACCTCCCTGAGTTTGCC AAGATGGTGTGCCATGGGGAGCACACGTACCTGTTCGCCCAAGCCATGATGTCCGTGCTGGCTCAGGAGGAGCAGGGGGGCTCCGCCGTGCGCAGGATCGCTCAGGAAGTTCAGCGCTTTGCCCAGGAGAA AGGCCATGATGCCAGTCAGATCACACTGGCATTAGGCACAGCCGCCTCCTACCCCAGGGCTTGCCAGGCCCTTGGGGCTATGTTGTCCAAAGGAGCCCTGAATCCGGCCGACATCACAGTCCTGTTCAAGATGTTTACAAGCATGGACCCACCTCCTGTTGAGCTT ATCCGGGTGCCGGCTTTCCTGGACCTGTTCATGCAGTCACTCTTCAAACCCGGGGCCAGGATCAACCAGGACCACAAGCACAAGTATATCCATATCTTGGCATATGCAGCAAGCGTGGTTGAGACCTGGAAAAAG aaCAAGCGAGTGAGCATCAATAAAGATGAACTGAAGTCAACCTCAAAAGCTGTTGAGACTGTTCACAATTTGTGTTGCAATGAGAACAAAGGGGCCTCTGAGctagtggcagagttgagtacaCTTTATCAGTGTATTAg GTTTCCCGTGGTAGCAATGGGTGTGCTGAAGTGGGTGGATTGGACTGTATCCGAGCCCAGGTACTTCCAGCTGCAGACCGACCACACCCCGGTGCACCTGGCCTTGCTGGACGAG ATCAGCACCTGTCACCAGCTCCTGCACCCCCAGGTCCTGCAGCTGCTCGTTAAGCTTTTTGAGACTGAGCACTCCCAGCTGGACGTGATGGAGCAG CTTGAGTTAAAGAAGACCCTGCTGGACAGGATGGTGCACCTGCTGAGCCGTGGTTACGTTCTTCCTGTTGTCAGTTACATCCGGAAGTGCCTGGAGAAGCTGGATACTGACATTTCACTCATTCGCTATTTTGTAACTGAG GTTCTGGACGTCATTGCCCCTCCCTACACCTCTGACTTCGTGCAGCTCTTCCTTCCCATCTTGGAAAATGACAGCATCGTGGGCACCATTAAAACGGAAGGCGAACATGACCCTGTGACGGAATTTATAG CTCACTGCAAGTCCAATTTCATCCTGGTGAACTAA